One Candidatus Poribacteria bacterium genomic window carries:
- the iolB gene encoding 5-deoxy-glucuronate isomerase, translating into MNLHRRYSPQYGYTPVISRGELGLELIEFGILRLAEGMTHTESSPDEEMVFVLLSGECTVSIDGGMITRLSRRDVFSDKPSGVYLPFGSELDITPLSEVEMAVCKAPSDLEVPPQVITPERVKYRSVGAHNWRRDIYDIVDLEIQARSLVVGETFNPPGNWSSAPPHRHDFDNLPEESDMEEVYLFKLHPEEGFGLQRIYTDDLSLNEAYVIENNSVVAIPQGYHPVVAGPGYRLYYLWVLAGEKRVLAPRDDPKHAWLKRCEPIVNEILG; encoded by the coding sequence ATGAACCTGCATCGCAGATATTCCCCCCAGTATGGTTATACCCCTGTGATTTCAAGGGGTGAACTGGGGTTAGAGCTGATAGAGTTCGGAATATTGAGGCTTGCCGAGGGGATGACCCATACTGAAAGCTCGCCGGATGAGGAGATGGTATTCGTGCTTTTAAGCGGCGAATGCACCGTCTCGATCGACGGCGGGATGATCACCCGGCTCAGCCGCAGAGATGTCTTTTCGGACAAACCCTCCGGGGTGTATCTGCCCTTCGGGTCCGAGCTGGATATAACCCCCCTAAGCGAAGTGGAGATGGCGGTCTGTAAGGCGCCGTCGGATCTAGAGGTGCCTCCTCAGGTGATAACGCCTGAAAGGGTGAAATATCGTTCCGTCGGGGCTCACAACTGGAGGCGTGACATATACGATATCGTCGATCTGGAGATCCAGGCGCGAAGCCTGGTCGTAGGTGAGACCTTTAATCCCCCCGGCAATTGGTCGAGCGCCCCCCCACACAGGCACGATTTCGATAACCTCCCTGAGGAAAGCGATATGGAGGAAGTTTACCTCTTTAAGCTACACCCGGAGGAGGGATTCGGCCTGCAACGCATCTACACGGATGACCTTTCCCTTAACGAGGCATATGTGATAGAGAACAACTCCGTCGTTGCGATCCCACAGGGGTATCATCCGGTCGTGGCGGGGCCCGGCTATAGGCTTTACTACCTTTGGGTGCTGGCAGGGGAGAAGAGGGTTCTGGCACCCAGGGATGATCCGAAGCATGCATGGCTTAAGAGATGTGAACCTATCGTCAATGAAATCCTAGGGTAG
- a CDS encoding sugar phosphate isomerase/epimerase gives MKAGVSCYCFNLLLREGKVTLMDVIQFIGSRTEAEYVELLSRFWIPDSDEREQAREAKRLIDQLGLKVSCYTLDSDFSVYDEERYRGCIDLCKRRLETAQILGTDTIRLDPRTSLEGKSPDEVDLDEILVRIAQGMAEVADAAAERGIKVGVENHGRLLGRSDQIERIVKTVNRPNFGINLDFTNFRQVFGEDHLEAARKLAKYTVHVHAKDFLISREPREGWIQIPTGEYIRPTTGGKGDARWREVFQTLKEAGYDGVISLEVVDREDIEGSVIEGVANIRRIIDGIEGRQ, from the coding sequence ATGAAGGCTGGGGTTAGCTGTTACTGTTTCAACCTCCTACTGAGGGAGGGTAAGGTTACCCTCATGGATGTGATCCAGTTCATAGGATCACGGACAGAGGCCGAATACGTCGAGCTGCTGAGCCGGTTCTGGATACCAGATAGCGATGAGAGAGAACAGGCGAGGGAGGCGAAAAGGCTGATAGACCAGCTCGGCTTGAAGGTCTCGTGTTACACGTTGGACAGCGATTTCTCCGTCTACGATGAGGAGAGGTATAGGGGATGTATCGATCTGTGTAAGAGGAGGCTGGAGACGGCCCAGATACTGGGAACGGATACGATCCGACTGGATCCTCGCACCTCGCTGGAAGGTAAATCGCCGGATGAGGTGGATCTGGATGAGATACTCGTCCGCATCGCTCAGGGCATGGCCGAGGTCGCCGACGCCGCGGCGGAGAGGGGGATCAAGGTGGGGGTTGAAAACCACGGAAGGCTGTTGGGACGTTCCGATCAGATAGAGCGGATCGTCAAAACGGTGAACCGTCCGAATTTCGGGATCAACCTGGACTTCACCAACTTCCGGCAGGTGTTCGGCGAGGATCACCTTGAAGCCGCGAGAAAACTGGCCAAATACACGGTTCACGTCCACGCTAAGGATTTCCTCATCAGCCGTGAGCCCCGCGAGGGATGGATTCAGATCCCCACGGGGGAATACATCCGTCCGACGACCGGGGGGAAAGGCGACGCGCGGTGGCGTGAGGTGTTTCAAACGCTAAAAGAAGCGGGATACGACGGTGTGATATCGCTGGAGGTGGTCGATCGAGAGGACATCGAGGGGAGCGTCATAGAGGGGGTCGCGAACATCCGGCGCATAATCGACGGGATAGAGGGAAGGCAATAG
- a CDS encoding tetratricopeptide repeat protein, translated as MRGRPAIRLAVMMCIALIGCSGERDAFERSQRDIDRGWAYYSVGDMSSALMSFERATSVDLPPGDAYNGLGWVYLSSSEKVGGNDQLISQAVGAFQQAVRIDMENSDAWVGLALSLFLRRSDEGDLKSAIEAIDQAMKNEKLLYRHDYTSKADLWALRGMCNFYLQKVDLALEDLRKALQIDPRNETALRLLYLIDRGGSKG; from the coding sequence GTGAGAGGTAGACCAGCGATCAGGTTGGCGGTGATGATGTGTATCGCGCTGATCGGATGTAGCGGCGAAAGGGATGCATTCGAGCGGTCACAGAGGGATATAGATAGAGGATGGGCTTATTATTCCGTAGGAGATATGAGCTCTGCTCTGATGAGCTTCGAGCGAGCAACCTCAGTCGATCTTCCTCCCGGAGATGCCTATAACGGGTTAGGATGGGTCTACCTGAGCTCCTCGGAGAAGGTGGGAGGGAACGATCAGCTTATATCCCAGGCCGTTGGGGCCTTTCAACAGGCCGTCAGGATAGATATGGAGAACTCCGACGCCTGGGTCGGGTTGGCTCTATCGTTGTTTCTGAGGAGATCCGATGAGGGCGACCTGAAATCGGCTATAGAGGCGATCGACCAGGCGATGAAAAACGAAAAGCTTCTCTACAGGCATGATTATACGTCGAAGGCCGATCTATGGGCGTTGAGAGGGATGTGTAACTTCTACCTTCAAAAGGTCGATCTCGCTCTTGAGGATCTCAGGAAGGCCCTTCAGATCGATCCGAGGAATGAGACAGCTTTGAGATTGCTCTATCTAATAGATCGAGGAGGATCAAAGGGGTGA
- a CDS encoding DUF4433 domain-containing protein: MKEIEEFITRYVGEHIYHLSLIRNLDSILKLGLLSRNELGKIGVSFWNISNYKVQARREAKRFVLRIKDRDLIVSLYDYVPFYFSPRNPMLYKRREYQDQIAIIAVDSSIIGKPGVIFSDGNAASERTRFYQDVGNLSKLQWDIINSKYWTNFEDGKRIKCAEVLVPRKVNVNLIERIFVYSDEARAKVEEIVRSSGQKIIAEVKKGFYFP, encoded by the coding sequence GTGAAGGAGATCGAAGAATTTATAACCAGATACGTGGGTGAGCATATATACCATCTATCGCTTATTCGAAACTTGGACTCAATACTGAAGCTGGGATTGCTTTCAAGGAATGAGCTAGGTAAAATCGGTGTAAGCTTTTGGAACATATCAAACTATAAGGTCCAAGCTCGAAGGGAAGCGAAAAGGTTCGTTTTAAGAATAAAAGACAGAGATCTCATAGTATCACTGTATGATTATGTTCCATTTTATTTCTCTCCACGTAACCCAATGTTGTATAAAAGACGTGAATACCAGGATCAGATAGCCATAATTGCTGTAGATTCTTCGATAATAGGTAAACCCGGTGTTATATTCTCGGATGGAAATGCTGCTTCGGAGAGGACAAGGTTCTATCAGGACGTTGGAAATCTTTCTAAGCTTCAGTGGGACATCATTAACTCTAAATACTGGACGAACTTTGAGGATGGTAAAAGGATAAAATGCGCAGAAGTTCTTGTCCCTCGAAAGGTGAATGTTAACCTTATTGAAAGGATATTCGTGTATTCGGACGAAGCGAGAGCTAAGGTTGAAGAGATTGTTCGGAGTTCCGGGCAGAAGATAATTGCTGAGGTGAAAAAGGGGTTTTATTTCCCATGA
- a CDS encoding macro domain-containing protein produces MIKYSDYTVFDMDTQVIVNTVNCKGVMGAGLALEFKLRYPEMFRDYRKRCKQNMVKPGRPYLFNELKPWILNFPTKYHWRYPSRIEWIEEGLRYFAQNYHRMNIRSIAFPKLGCRNGGLDWSVVKPVMEKYLVSLDIEVFICLDEKPKPWGVEDRMIKLFNKIKEDIAYRTKVQSDIGIRGDVLCEVVKKLPVTRFREIRRIRGVGKGYYEKIFVYFYHQVVGEKT; encoded by the coding sequence ATGATAAAATACAGCGACTATACCGTGTTTGATATGGATACGCAGGTGATCGTTAATACGGTTAACTGTAAAGGGGTTATGGGAGCGGGCTTAGCGTTGGAGTTTAAACTGCGTTATCCTGAGATGTTTAGGGATTACCGGAAGCGGTGTAAGCAAAATATGGTGAAGCCGGGTAGACCTTATCTCTTTAACGAGTTAAAGCCATGGATTCTGAACTTTCCAACTAAATATCATTGGAGGTATCCCTCTAGGATTGAATGGATAGAAGAAGGATTAAGGTATTTCGCCCAAAACTATCATAGGATGAACATCCGTTCAATTGCTTTTCCAAAGCTTGGCTGTCGAAACGGTGGGTTGGATTGGAGCGTTGTAAAACCGGTTATGGAAAAATATCTAGTCTCCTTAGATATAGAAGTTTTTATATGCCTAGATGAGAAACCTAAACCCTGGGGCGTAGAGGATAGAATGATTAAGCTGTTCAATAAAATAAAAGAGGATATAGCATATAGAACCAAAGTTCAAAGTGACATCGGAATAAGAGGTGATGTTTTATGTGAAGTCGTTAAGAAACTGCCAGTTACAAGGTTCAGGGAAATAAGAAGGATAAGAGGAGTGGGCAAAGGATACTATGAGAAGATATTTGTCTATTTCTATCATCAGGTTGTAGGAGAGAAAACTTAA
- a CDS encoding aspartate aminotransferase family protein: MTNAEIKELASRYIINTYGEREIALVRGEGCYVWDADGKRYLDFLGGIAVNSLGHCHPNVVEAIKRQAETLIHCSNLYYIEPQARLARLLAENSFADQCFFCNSGAEANEAAIKLARKYSKEKVDPGRYEIITMLNSFHGRTLATITATGQTKYHKGFEPLMPGFKYVPFNDLEAVEKAIDEKTCAVMVEPVQSEGGVHIPDPDYLKGLRRICDERKLLLILDEVQTAMGRLGTLFGYEYFDVEPDIITMAKALGGGVPIGAMLTKKHIAESLTPGSHASTFGGNPLACAAATAALKTTIEEKLPQNAARMGEYLREKLEGLKDKFPFIKQIRGIGLIVGVELDRDAKPYAARCVQKGLLTIATANTVIRFLPPLIINEAHVDEAVGILEEALREDG, encoded by the coding sequence ATGACGAACGCCGAGATCAAGGAGTTGGCTTCCCGCTATATAATCAACACCTATGGTGAAAGGGAGATCGCCCTCGTACGCGGAGAGGGATGTTACGTTTGGGACGCCGACGGCAAAAGATATCTGGATTTTCTGGGCGGTATAGCGGTCAACTCGCTCGGTCACTGCCATCCCAACGTGGTCGAGGCGATCAAAAGACAGGCCGAAACCCTGATCCACTGCTCAAACCTCTATTACATCGAGCCCCAGGCGAGATTGGCACGGCTTTTGGCCGAAAACTCATTCGCGGATCAGTGTTTCTTCTGTAACAGCGGGGCGGAGGCAAACGAGGCGGCTATAAAGCTGGCGAGAAAATACTCTAAGGAGAAAGTTGATCCCGGAAGATACGAGATCATCACTATGCTCAACTCCTTCCATGGAAGAACCCTGGCGACCATAACGGCCACGGGGCAGACGAAGTATCATAAGGGGTTCGAGCCTCTGATGCCTGGATTTAAGTATGTGCCCTTCAACGATCTTGAGGCCGTTGAAAAGGCGATAGATGAGAAAACCTGTGCCGTGATGGTGGAGCCCGTTCAATCCGAAGGCGGCGTTCACATCCCCGATCCGGATTATCTCAAAGGACTGCGTCGGATCTGTGACGAGCGTAAGTTGCTTCTGATTCTAGACGAAGTTCAGACTGCGATGGGGAGACTGGGCACCCTTTTCGGATACGAGTATTTCGACGTCGAGCCGGATATCATAACCATGGCGAAGGCCCTGGGAGGCGGGGTGCCCATAGGGGCGATGCTGACAAAGAAACATATTGCCGAGAGCCTCACGCCAGGATCCCATGCCTCTACCTTCGGCGGGAATCCGCTAGCATGTGCCGCCGCTACTGCTGCCCTTAAAACCACCATCGAGGAAAAACTACCACAAAACGCCGCTCGAATGGGGGAATACCTCAGGGAAAAACTTGAGGGACTGAAGGATAAATTCCCCTTTATCAAACAGATCAGAGGAATAGGCTTGATCGTCGGGGTGGAGCTGGATCGAGATGCCAAGCCCTATGCCGCCAGATGCGTTCAGAAAGGGCTCTTAACGATAGCCACGGCCAATACCGTCATAAGATTTCTACCGCCTCTGATAATAAATGAAGCTCATGTCGATGAGGCGGTCGGGATACTTGAGGAGGCTCTCAGGGAGGATGGCTGA
- a CDS encoding Gfo/Idh/MocA family oxidoreductase, giving the protein MIKVGLVDFDTSHVVAFTQRLNHIDIDEEQWVEGAKVIIGCPGESKISPERIPGFTEKLKEYGVELVDKPEEMIGKIDAVMVESVDGSVHYERALPFIEAGIPTFIDKPFTCSLDEAKKLAELANEKGVPLFSSSSLRYALEVQEVKAKREKYGDVVGVDAYSPAPQHSRNPGLFHYGIHGVETLYALMGPGCEYVTCISDEGTDVVVGHWEDGKVGTVRGIRKGASGYGFSAFCQNRILLSQINTAYIYRELLKRVVEMFQTGKPPIDISESLEIVAFIEAALKSSQKGGEPVKLEIR; this is encoded by the coding sequence ATGATAAAAGTAGGTTTGGTGGATTTCGACACGTCACATGTTGTCGCCTTCACCCAGAGGCTCAATCATATCGACATAGATGAGGAACAGTGGGTTGAAGGCGCAAAAGTGATTATCGGATGTCCGGGGGAATCGAAGATATCCCCGGAGAGAATACCCGGGTTTACGGAGAAGCTGAAGGAGTACGGCGTCGAGCTGGTGGATAAGCCTGAGGAGATGATCGGTAAAATAGACGCCGTGATGGTGGAATCCGTGGACGGCAGCGTTCACTATGAGAGGGCTTTGCCCTTCATAGAGGCCGGGATCCCCACCTTTATAGACAAACCCTTCACCTGCTCGCTCGATGAGGCCAAGAAACTAGCCGAGCTCGCTAACGAAAAGGGAGTTCCCCTTTTCTCCTCATCCTCCCTCAGATACGCCCTTGAGGTTCAAGAAGTCAAGGCGAAGAGGGAGAAGTATGGAGACGTGGTGGGCGTTGACGCATATAGCCCCGCGCCGCAGCATTCCAGAAACCCCGGTCTGTTCCATTATGGCATCCACGGGGTTGAGACCTTATACGCCCTGATGGGGCCAGGTTGTGAATATGTGACCTGCATCTCGGATGAGGGAACCGACGTGGTGGTAGGCCATTGGGAGGACGGGAAGGTCGGAACGGTCAGAGGTATCCGTAAAGGGGCAAGCGGCTATGGGTTTTCCGCCTTCTGCCAAAATCGAATCTTGCTTTCTCAGATCAATACCGCTTACATATACAGGGAGCTTCTGAAGAGGGTCGTGGAGATGTTTCAGACCGGCAAACCTCCGATAGATATCTCGGAAAGCCTGGAGATCGTCGCCTTCATAGAGGCCGCCCTGAAATCCTCCCAAAAAGGTGGGGAACCGGTGAAATTGGAGATCCGATAA
- the rlmD gene encoding 23S rRNA (uracil(1939)-C(5))-methyltransferase RlmD — protein sequence MSRERSKFPSTKSVRRFFDRLKGEYPKVDPICSHFGRCGGCYMQDISYEDQLRMKLSFLRELFGDRFELEGIVIPSPQPLYYRHRMDFVCAFGKIGLRRRGNYAEVIDLDECHLISPHAFDLLRFIKRRVRELGIEDYDFLEHQGFLRYVVLREAKFTDELMVIFTSASPPDVRQREKLVRLLEEALDRSESVYWLKHEGLSDHSYGEPILNLGAPHITEKVGPYRFMIKPDVFFQSNPLLVWKAYEDIREWVYGRVLDLYCGIGTISVYISDVCDHVTGVEIADFSVQAAEENAKLNGIENVRFYASDVGEYLKKDVRFDVIVVDPPRPGLSRKIIKRIKRIGPDRIVYMSCNPITQFEDLKRLCDEYELERPIRAYDMFPQTYHIETLAILKRRPPGKRRRRNRNG from the coding sequence ATGAGCAGAGAGAGAAGCAAATTCCCATCTACCAAAAGCGTGCGAAGGTTCTTCGATAGATTAAAAGGTGAATACCCCAAGGTCGATCCCATCTGCTCCCATTTCGGACGCTGTGGGGGATGTTACATGCAGGATATCTCTTATGAGGATCAATTGCGCATGAAACTTTCATTTCTAAGGGAGCTCTTCGGAGATCGGTTCGAGCTGGAAGGGATAGTGATCCCGTCGCCTCAACCCCTCTATTACAGGCATAGGATGGATTTCGTCTGTGCTTTCGGGAAGATCGGACTTAGAAGAAGGGGCAACTACGCCGAGGTGATCGATCTCGACGAATGTCACCTCATATCTCCGCATGCCTTTGATCTGCTGAGATTCATCAAAAGGAGGGTGAGGGAGCTTGGAATAGAAGACTATGATTTCCTGGAGCATCAGGGATTTCTGAGATATGTGGTTCTGAGGGAAGCTAAGTTCACGGATGAGCTGATGGTGATCTTCACCTCCGCCTCGCCTCCGGATGTAAGGCAGAGGGAAAAACTGGTTCGGCTCTTGGAAGAGGCGCTCGATCGGTCTGAAAGCGTCTACTGGCTCAAGCATGAGGGGCTGAGCGATCACTCCTATGGCGAGCCGATCCTAAATCTGGGAGCGCCCCATATCACCGAGAAAGTCGGACCGTATCGGTTCATGATCAAACCGGACGTCTTCTTCCAGAGCAATCCGCTTCTTGTCTGGAAGGCATATGAAGACATCAGAGAATGGGTATACGGTAGGGTGCTGGATCTCTACTGCGGCATAGGCACAATATCGGTCTACATAAGCGATGTCTGCGATCACGTGACAGGGGTGGAGATAGCCGATTTCTCCGTTCAAGCTGCAGAGGAAAACGCGAAGCTCAACGGGATCGAAAACGTCAGATTTTACGCTAGCGATGTGGGCGAATATCTGAAAAAGGATGTTAGGTTTGATGTGATAGTTGTCGACCCACCCCGCCCGGGGCTTTCGCGTAAGATCATAAAAAGGATCAAACGGATCGGCCCGGATAGGATCGTCTATATGTCATGCAATCCGATCACCCAGTTTGAGGACTTAAAGAGATTATGCGATGAGTATGAGCTTGAAAGGCCGATCCGAGCATATGATATGTTTCCCCAGACATATCATATCGAGACCCTGGCTATCCTCAAAAGGCGTCCCCCGGGAAAAAGGAGAAGGAGGAACAGAAATGGATAG
- a CDS encoding Gfo/Idh/MocA family oxidoreductase produces MDRELKIGIIGCGEIAVSHAHSIADARNARIVMTMDVKGEVAKDLADRYGAAYTIDLDEMLSNSDVDAVYIATPHYLHAPISVKAADAGKHVMVEKPIAVNLQQAQDMIEAAKRNGVLLSVCFVMRYRPDVRKAKELIERGAIGDVIALKMSAMGDKPASYWHGGYSGRVKTDWRTKKDQSGGGILIMNAVHNIDVMRFITGLEAIRVYAEYDTFVTPVEVEDWINVIIRYDNGAIGSIDASSCARGKGDFGDRIFGEDGQIVLGTPLRIYTTLPVEGLELGKWNEVQLPRIGNPRTLYIEEFAEAVFSGADKPPVTGEDGLKALQIITAAYESGEKHQPVTI; encoded by the coding sequence ATGGATAGGGAGTTAAAGATTGGGATAATCGGATGCGGTGAGATAGCGGTCTCACATGCTCATAGCATCGCCGATGCCCGCAACGCGAGGATAGTTATGACGATGGATGTCAAAGGGGAGGTGGCGAAGGATTTAGCGGATAGATATGGAGCCGCCTACACGATCGACCTGGATGAGATGCTGTCGAATTCAGACGTGGACGCCGTTTATATCGCCACTCCGCATTACCTACATGCTCCCATCTCCGTCAAGGCAGCTGACGCCGGGAAACACGTCATGGTGGAAAAGCCGATAGCCGTCAATCTACAACAGGCCCAGGATATGATTGAGGCGGCGAAGAGGAACGGCGTGCTTCTCTCCGTATGTTTCGTCATGAGGTATCGTCCGGATGTTCGTAAGGCGAAGGAGTTAATCGAGCGAGGGGCGATCGGGGATGTGATAGCTTTGAAGATGTCCGCTATGGGCGATAAACCCGCCTCATATTGGCACGGCGGATACTCCGGAAGGGTCAAGACCGACTGGCGGACTAAAAAGGATCAGAGCGGCGGTGGTATATTGATCATGAACGCCGTACACAACATCGATGTGATGAGGTTCATCACAGGTCTTGAGGCCATCAGGGTCTATGCCGAATACGACACCTTTGTCACACCCGTGGAAGTGGAGGATTGGATAAATGTGATCATCCGTTACGATAACGGCGCCATCGGTTCCATAGATGCAAGCTCCTGCGCTAGGGGTAAGGGGGATTTCGGAGACAGGATCTTCGGCGAAGATGGACAGATAGTTCTTGGAACCCCGCTTCGGATCTATACGACGCTCCCGGTGGAAGGGCTTGAGCTAGGGAAATGGAACGAGGTCCAACTACCGCGGATTGGGAACCCACGCACCCTTTATATCGAGGAGTTTGCTGAAGCTGTGTTCTCCGGCGCTGATAAGCCCCCTGTGACGGGCGAGGATGGCTTGAAAGCCCTTCAGATCATCACCGCCGCATATGAATCCGGTGAGAAACATCAGCCGGTCACGATTTAA
- a CDS encoding VCBS repeat-containing protein translates to MWLPISPHSYSQALNDKNRAQLGIPRDRTVELLVFRDGFSPDDQYLCLDGFHNPGPPLGINCVLRYVDRGKLFLVAHTGKEGNYYKSGVVVSRGIRTEPDPWGVELVAAANLSHIGLTATTVPGTNGCDWKRCIFWKRGDYFLFIDEIKAKKPGQYSLTATWRTCSPAELRDEGWMQRQGDVTFWLKPAFNLNQQAGRADEREYQGELVPYLLRQFIQFHPEKKGEFTSFQNILYATDPGDGRDFTARRISPTACIVRGMRRRGGKEEPELAIMGLGDGSIPNVPLKTDAALFYVSPERVAIADGTFLQWRDARIISKGEMREEEVEISDDHLKGIIRNDLESLWRRIERERERCGGAIALRSEVGTEIEPRMKWKFDGFRSHLQRVVPADVERSPDGRIWTCRFDGEVDLAEVIVGEPPVGAFPEPKAVERFFEKVVVEFSSDGFKMDIRAAPSPPKPSYRILGPRGKSYFYVRNLLIFPGMRCKAVRVRLVKWRKSPNVKPFIGSVEFYSTKRERAEICRLFTSDLNGDGRREVIALTRDNQLVVLNDEGEKLWEYTFRHRVISLEALDVNGDGQREILACDAASYLYRFAPDGSLEGKMHLSTSEDFYKDFFRFNRAYSMGVWQPGPDEPPALILGTYQSIAWITSGGQIIWRPPGEEFKLPTQSGYLWRGLVYWEKVLPNGIDLNGDGTMDQVFMSYGWGGARPSVIFFDGARRDAMAEYEIPNGRPIGLKVIRLPDGHRAILAINEFHLGLYSTEGAKELWRVRFDIPAAAYAILNAQKEVYRRGQTWYFLHMRTDDTIFHSKVFHPSGRKDEWVVSIVSQCGDFIWETMDRMDTDDDYVRSIVDRYVERFSELIEAGIPVVFHTHWQSLFSNGRRTGLRVLEEIGKEVRERWSGRVRWTKCSDLAREVVRSWQR, encoded by the coding sequence ATGTGGCTGCCTATCTCGCCGCACTCATACAGTCAGGCCTTGAACGATAAAAATCGAGCGCAATTGGGGATACCCCGTGATCGAACCGTCGAACTGTTGGTCTTCCGCGATGGTTTCAGCCCGGACGATCAGTATCTATGCCTGGATGGATTCCATAACCCCGGTCCGCCGCTGGGAATTAACTGCGTTCTGCGTTACGTCGATAGAGGGAAGCTTTTCCTGGTTGCCCACACGGGCAAGGAGGGGAACTATTATAAATCGGGCGTCGTGGTGAGCCGGGGCATACGAACGGAGCCCGATCCGTGGGGCGTGGAGCTGGTCGCCGCCGCTAACCTCTCACATATAGGTCTGACGGCCACCACCGTTCCGGGAACAAACGGATGCGACTGGAAACGATGTATCTTCTGGAAACGGGGCGATTACTTCCTGTTCATCGATGAGATCAAGGCGAAGAAGCCGGGGCAGTATAGCCTCACCGCCACCTGGCGGACATGTTCTCCGGCCGAGCTGAGGGACGAGGGGTGGATGCAGAGGCAGGGCGATGTCACCTTTTGGCTGAAACCCGCCTTCAACCTCAATCAGCAGGCCGGACGGGCAGATGAGAGAGAATACCAAGGTGAACTCGTGCCCTACCTGCTGCGACAGTTCATCCAATTTCATCCCGAAAAGAAGGGGGAATTTACAAGCTTCCAGAACATCCTCTACGCCACAGACCCCGGCGATGGGAGGGATTTCACCGCACGGCGGATATCCCCGACGGCCTGTATCGTGCGCGGAATGAGAAGGCGGGGAGGAAAGGAGGAACCGGAGCTGGCGATCATGGGCCTGGGCGACGGATCGATACCGAACGTGCCGCTTAAAACCGACGCCGCCCTGTTCTACGTCTCACCCGAACGAGTCGCCATCGCTGACGGGACTTTCCTTCAGTGGAGGGATGCCCGAATCATATCGAAGGGTGAGATGAGAGAGGAGGAGGTCGAGATCTCAGATGATCATCTGAAGGGAATAATCAGGAACGATCTGGAATCGCTCTGGAGGAGGATCGAACGGGAAAGGGAAAGATGCGGGGGCGCTATCGCCCTAAGGTCGGAGGTTGGGACCGAAATTGAACCTCGGATGAAGTGGAAGTTCGACGGTTTCCGCTCTCACCTCCAAAGGGTGGTTCCGGCCGACGTGGAGAGATCGCCCGACGGTAGGATCTGGACGTGCCGGTTCGACGGGGAGGTGGATCTGGCGGAAGTGATCGTAGGAGAGCCTCCGGTGGGCGCTTTCCCCGAACCTAAAGCGGTTGAAAGATTCTTTGAGAAAGTGGTCGTCGAGTTCAGCTCCGACGGGTTTAAGATGGATATCCGAGCGGCTCCCTCGCCGCCGAAGCCCTCTTATCGTATCCTCGGACCTCGCGGCAAAAGCTACTTCTACGTCCGGAACCTGCTGATCTTCCCCGGAATGCGGTGTAAAGCGGTGCGCGTGAGGCTGGTCAAATGGAGGAAAAGCCCGAACGTTAAGCCGTTCATCGGTTCAGTCGAGTTTTATTCGACGAAACGGGAGCGGGCAGAGATATGCCGGTTGTTCACATCCGACCTGAACGGCGACGGGAGGCGTGAGGTGATCGCTCTGACGAGGGATAATCAACTCGTGGTGCTCAACGATGAGGGCGAGAAGCTGTGGGAGTACACGTTCAGGCATAGGGTGATCTCGCTAGAGGCGCTCGATGTGAACGGAGACGGCCAGAGGGAGATCCTGGCCTGCGATGCGGCGAGTTACCTCTATCGTTTCGCTCCCGACGGCTCGCTTGAAGGGAAAATGCATCTCAGCACCTCTGAGGATTTCTATAAGGATTTCTTCCGCTTTAACAGGGCCTATTCGATGGGAGTGTGGCAACCCGGGCCCGATGAGCCTCCCGCTCTCATCCTGGGGACCTATCAGAGCATCGCCTGGATCACATCGGGCGGTCAGATCATTTGGCGTCCTCCAGGAGAGGAGTTCAAGCTTCCAACCCAATCCGGTTATCTCTGGCGCGGCCTGGTGTATTGGGAAAAAGTCCTCCCCAACGGCATCGATCTAAACGGGGATGGGACGATGGATCAGGTTTTCATGAGCTATGGATGGGGAGGAGCGAGGCCGTCGGTGATCTTCTTCGACGGGGCCAGACGTGACGCCATGGCTGAATATGAGATCCCAAACGGACGACCTATCGGGCTGAAGGTGATTCGTCTTCCTGACGGGCATCGGGCGATACTCGCCATCAACGAGTTTCACCTCGGTTTGTATTCGACCGAGGGGGCAAAGGAACTATGGCGGGTGCGATTTGACATCCCCGCCGCGGCATATGCCATATTGAACGCTCAGAAAGAGGTGTACAGAAGAGGTCAGACGTGGTATTTCCTTCATATGAGGACCGATGATACCATCTTCCACTCGAAGGTTTTCCACCCGTCGGGGAGGAAGGACGAATGGGTGGTGAGCATAGTTTCACAGTGCGGGGATTTCATCTGGGAGACGATGGACAGGATGGATACGGATGATGATTACGTCCGATCGATCGTCGATCGCTATGTGGAGAGGTTCTCCGAGCTGATAGAGGCGGGCATCCCAGTCGTGTTTCACACGCATTGGCAGTCGCTGTTCTCAAACGGTAGAAGGACAGGGTTGAGGGTGCTGGAGGAGATAGGGAAGGAGGTAAGGGAGAGATGGAGCGGGAGGGTGAGATGGACGAAGTGCTCTGACCTGGCAAGGGAGGTGGTTCGATCATGGCAACGATGA